A single window of Streptomyces sp. NBC_00464 DNA harbors:
- a CDS encoding SACE_7040 family transcriptional regulator, with protein MSTHAAARVAAPTRREQILKEAARLFAERGFHGVGVDEIGAAVGISGPGLYRHFPGKDAMLAELLVGISERLLAGGQQRVSEDASGDGSPEALLDALIEGHIDFALDDRPLITLHDRELDRLRDTDRKRVRRLQREYVEVWVTVVRDLYPDLPEHEARAAVHAVFGLLNSTPHLGRPGALPGRTDTAALLHRLARGAFAAAGAREEG; from the coding sequence ATGAGCACCCATGCCGCCGCCCGCGTCGCGGCACCCACCCGCCGCGAGCAGATCCTCAAGGAGGCCGCCCGCCTCTTCGCCGAGCGCGGCTTCCACGGCGTCGGCGTCGACGAGATAGGCGCCGCCGTCGGAATCAGCGGCCCCGGCCTCTACCGGCACTTCCCCGGCAAGGACGCGATGCTCGCCGAGCTGCTCGTCGGCATCAGCGAGCGGCTGCTGGCCGGCGGGCAGCAGCGGGTCTCCGAGGACGCCTCAGGCGACGGTTCCCCCGAGGCGCTCCTGGACGCGCTCATCGAGGGCCACATCGACTTCGCCCTCGACGACCGCCCCCTGATCACCCTGCACGACCGCGAGCTGGACCGCCTGCGGGACACCGACCGCAAGCGGGTGCGCCGGCTCCAGCGCGAGTACGTCGAGGTGTGGGTGACCGTCGTCCGCGACCTCTACCCGGACCTCCCCGAGCACGAGGCCCGCGCGGCGGTCCACGCCGTCTTCGGCCTGCTGAACTCCACGCCCCACCTCGGCCGCCCCGGCGCGCTGCCCGGCCGCACGGACACGGCGGCCCTGCTGCACCGCCTGGCGCGGGGCGCCTTCGCCGCGGCGGGGGCCCGGGAAGAGGGCTGA
- a CDS encoding acyltransferase family protein, which yields MPTLAPSGPRTGGSAVPRPSSGGPGTTGSRRLPFRPDIEGLRAFAVLSVLAFHASVPGLAGGFIGVDVFFVISGYLITGLLVREAVTTGRIRLGEFFSRRARRLLPSAAVVLVAVAVAGAWLTVPLRRTDLENDVVAAALSVANWRFVQQRTDYLAAGQGESPLLHFWSLAVEEQFYLCWAPLLAALALLTARAARRGRALRPAAVAATAVLTLTTLALSLYWTGDSVSLAYLGTPSRVWQFGVGALLALLPWHLLRGPRALRLVCGWAGAAALVWCVLRYDSGTPYPGYAALVPTLATAAVILAGIPGRRPDGPARYGVGRLLGLRGPRAVGRLSYTLYLWHWPVLVLAEARFGTLDWPARTALTLASVLPALATMHWVERPLRHSRTLSELPRRGLSLGVAAVVIPVVLALVVGTTTLQLLGPSAPVDVKGLPPGAATGPSLLTRTRTPANDGPVVPSPVQARKSFPPDGACEVAPAVTSSPPCLFGAVDSPDRIVLLGDSHAGQWFSPVLSLAAKRGWALQELVKQGCPLPELSVVNPQLGRTYHECDTWRADSLARLAKGPKPRMIVISSLNRYTDDQRLLLRGWERTLKPLRALGVPIVHIEDTPVPGTDIPACVSGHLTDPETCAFDRDTARWPDPLAEKVAAGGLPGVRNVQVNAVLCPATGPTCPAVLDRILLYRDDAHLTDVAAVVLAPRLERLLMSTGAPAAHGWTELLREDFDGPAGSRPAASRWLYDRGTCYPGCPAPQWGTGEIETMTDSTDNVRLDGKGALEIVPTRRGGTWYSGRIESRRSDFAPPPGGVLRIEASIALPEVTGAKAGGYWPAFWTLGAGLRDGYTGWPAIGEIDVMESVNGRDAVFGTLHCGTADGGPCKEPMGLTSPRQKCSGCRGAFHSYAVELDTAPGAEELRWYLDGRVYHRVKASAMDAATWDRALKRGQFLILNVAMGGGLPSADGATAGPATEAGHPMRVARVTVSAREAAGS from the coding sequence ATGCCCACCCTCGCCCCCTCCGGTCCGCGGACCGGCGGCAGCGCCGTCCCCCGCCCGTCATCAGGCGGTCCCGGCACCACGGGTTCCCGCCGCCTCCCCTTCCGTCCCGACATCGAGGGGCTGCGCGCGTTCGCGGTCCTCTCGGTCCTCGCCTTCCACGCTTCCGTGCCGGGGCTCGCCGGCGGATTCATCGGCGTGGACGTCTTCTTCGTCATCTCCGGCTATCTGATCACCGGGCTGCTGGTGCGGGAGGCCGTCACCACCGGCCGGATCCGGCTCGGTGAGTTCTTCTCCCGCCGGGCCCGCCGGCTGCTGCCCTCGGCCGCCGTGGTGCTCGTCGCGGTCGCGGTGGCCGGGGCCTGGCTGACCGTACCGCTGCGCCGCACCGACCTGGAGAACGACGTCGTGGCGGCGGCGCTGTCCGTCGCCAACTGGCGTTTCGTCCAGCAGCGCACCGACTACCTGGCCGCCGGGCAGGGCGAGAGCCCGCTGCTGCACTTCTGGTCGCTGGCGGTGGAGGAGCAGTTCTATCTCTGCTGGGCCCCGCTGCTGGCCGCCCTCGCCCTCCTCACCGCGCGCGCTGCCCGCCGGGGACGCGCCCTGCGGCCGGCAGCGGTCGCTGCCACCGCCGTACTGACGCTCACCACTCTCGCCCTCTCGCTGTACTGGACGGGCGACTCCGTCTCGCTGGCGTACCTCGGAACGCCCTCGCGTGTCTGGCAGTTCGGCGTCGGCGCCCTGCTGGCGCTGCTGCCGTGGCATCTGCTGCGCGGGCCGCGCGCCCTGCGGCTGGTGTGCGGATGGGCGGGGGCGGCGGCCCTCGTGTGGTGCGTGCTGCGGTACGACTCCGGCACGCCGTATCCCGGATACGCGGCGCTCGTCCCGACCCTGGCGACGGCCGCGGTGATCCTGGCCGGAATCCCCGGCCGGCGCCCGGACGGGCCGGCCCGCTACGGAGTGGGACGGCTGCTGGGGCTTCGGGGCCCCCGGGCGGTCGGGCGGCTCTCCTACACGCTGTACCTCTGGCACTGGCCGGTGCTCGTCCTCGCCGAGGCCCGGTTCGGCACCCTGGACTGGCCGGCCAGGACAGCCCTGACACTGGCCTCGGTGCTGCCCGCCCTGGCCACCATGCACTGGGTCGAGCGCCCGCTGCGCCACAGCCGTACGCTCTCCGAACTCCCCCGGCGCGGACTGTCGTTGGGCGTCGCCGCCGTCGTCATTCCGGTGGTCCTGGCACTCGTGGTGGGCACGACGACGCTGCAACTGCTGGGCCCGTCCGCCCCGGTGGACGTGAAGGGCCTCCCGCCGGGGGCGGCTACCGGCCCCTCGCTGCTGACCCGGACCAGGACTCCGGCGAACGACGGCCCCGTGGTACCGAGTCCGGTCCAGGCCCGCAAGAGCTTCCCGCCGGACGGGGCCTGCGAGGTGGCGCCGGCGGTGACCAGCAGCCCGCCCTGCCTGTTCGGGGCGGTGGACAGTCCCGACCGGATCGTCCTGCTCGGCGACTCGCACGCCGGACAGTGGTTCTCCCCGGTGCTCAGCCTGGCGGCGAAGCGCGGCTGGGCCCTTCAGGAGCTGGTGAAGCAGGGCTGCCCGCTGCCGGAACTGTCCGTGGTGAACCCGCAGTTGGGGCGTACGTACCACGAGTGCGACACCTGGCGGGCCGACAGCCTGGCGCGGCTGGCGAAGGGCCCGAAGCCCCGCATGATCGTGATCTCCTCGCTCAACCGCTACACCGACGACCAGCGCCTGCTGCTCAGGGGCTGGGAGCGGACGCTGAAGCCGCTGCGGGCGCTCGGGGTGCCGATCGTCCACATCGAGGACACCCCGGTGCCGGGTACGGACATCCCCGCGTGCGTCTCGGGCCATCTCACGGACCCGGAGACCTGCGCCTTCGACCGGGACACGGCCCGGTGGCCCGATCCGCTGGCGGAGAAGGTCGCGGCCGGCGGGCTCCCGGGCGTACGGAACGTGCAGGTGAACGCGGTGCTGTGCCCGGCCACGGGCCCGACCTGCCCGGCGGTCCTGGACCGGATCCTGCTCTACCGGGACGACGCCCATCTGACCGATGTGGCGGCCGTGGTGCTGGCCCCCCGGCTCGAACGGCTGCTCATGAGCACCGGCGCACCGGCCGCGCACGGCTGGACCGAGCTGCTGCGCGAGGACTTCGACGGCCCGGCGGGCAGCCGGCCCGCCGCCTCCCGCTGGCTGTACGACCGCGGCACCTGCTACCCGGGCTGCCCGGCCCCGCAGTGGGGCACCGGGGAGATCGAGACGATGACGGACTCGACGGACAACGTCCGGCTGGACGGCAAGGGGGCCCTGGAGATCGTGCCCACGCGCCGCGGGGGCACGTGGTACTCGGGCCGCATCGAGTCCCGGCGCTCCGACTTCGCACCGCCGCCCGGTGGCGTCCTGCGGATCGAGGCGTCGATCGCCCTGCCGGAGGTCACGGGCGCGAAGGCGGGCGGCTACTGGCCGGCCTTCTGGACCCTGGGGGCCGGGCTGCGCGACGGCTACACGGGCTGGCCGGCCATCGGCGAGATCGACGTCATGGAGTCGGTCAACGGCCGGGACGCCGTCTTCGGCACCCTGCACTGCGGCACGGCGGACGGCGGGCCCTGCAAGGAGCCGATGGGGCTCACCTCGCCCCGGCAGAAGTGCTCCGGCTGCCGCGGCGCGTTCCACTCGTACGCCGTGGAGCTCGACACCGCGCCCGGCGCGGAGGAGCTGCGCTGGTATCTGGACGGCCGGGTGTACCACCGGGTGAAGGCGTCCGCCATGGACGCGGCCACCTGGGACCGGGCGCTGAAGCGGGGCCAGTTCCTGATCCTGAACGTGGCGATGGGCGGCGGGCTGCCTTCGGCGGACGGTGCCACCGCGGGCCCCGCGACCGAGGCCGGGCACCCGATGCGGGTGGCGCGGGTCACCGTGTCGGCAAGGGAGGCCGCCGGCTCCTGA
- a CDS encoding carboxyl transferase domain-containing protein: MQQAPVLASAADPASEAWQANEAAHHALTDELRKRLATARLGGGEKARARHVARGKLLPRERVDTLLDPGSPFLELAPLAAEGLYGGAAPAAGVIAGIGRVSGRECVIVANDATVKGGTYYPMTVKKHLRAQEVALENRLPCLYLVDSGGAFLPMQDEVFPDREHFGRIFYNQARMSGAGIPQIAAVLGSCTAGGAYVPAMSDEAVIVRNQGTIFLGGPPLVKAATGEVVTAEELGGGEVHSRTSGVTDHLAEDDAHALRIVRNIVATLPDRGALPWSVQQVDEPKVDPAGLYGAVPVDSRTPYDVREVIARVVDGSRFAEFKAEYGTTLITGFAHIHGHPVGIVANNGILFSESAQKGAHFIELCDQRGIPLVFLQNISGFMVGRDYEAGGIAKHGAKMVTAVACTRVPKLTVVVGGSYGAGNYSMCGRAYSPRFLWMWPNAKISVMGGEQAASVLATVKRDQLGDDWSAEDEESFKAPIREQYETQGNAYYATARLWDDGVIDPMETRQVLGLALTACANAPLGDAGFGVFRM, encoded by the coding sequence ATGCAGCAGGCACCGGTGCTGGCGAGCGCGGCCGATCCCGCCTCGGAGGCCTGGCAGGCCAACGAGGCGGCGCATCACGCGCTCACCGACGAGCTGCGCAAGCGGCTCGCCACGGCCAGGCTCGGCGGGGGTGAGAAGGCCCGCGCCCGGCATGTGGCACGCGGCAAGCTGCTGCCCCGGGAGCGGGTGGACACCCTGCTCGATCCGGGCTCGCCCTTCCTGGAGCTGGCCCCACTGGCGGCCGAGGGGCTGTACGGGGGCGCCGCACCGGCCGCCGGGGTGATCGCCGGGATCGGCCGGGTCAGCGGCCGGGAGTGCGTGATCGTCGCCAATGACGCGACCGTCAAGGGCGGCACGTACTACCCGATGACCGTGAAGAAGCACCTGCGGGCCCAGGAGGTGGCGCTGGAGAACCGGCTGCCGTGTCTGTACCTGGTGGACTCGGGCGGCGCCTTCCTGCCGATGCAGGACGAGGTGTTCCCGGACCGGGAGCACTTCGGGCGGATCTTCTACAACCAGGCCCGGATGTCCGGGGCCGGCATCCCGCAGATCGCGGCGGTGCTGGGGTCCTGCACCGCCGGGGGCGCGTACGTCCCCGCGATGAGCGACGAGGCCGTCATCGTCCGCAACCAGGGGACGATCTTCCTGGGCGGACCGCCGCTCGTGAAGGCCGCGACCGGCGAGGTCGTCACCGCCGAGGAGCTGGGCGGCGGCGAGGTCCACTCCCGTACGTCGGGGGTCACCGACCATCTCGCGGAGGACGACGCGCACGCGCTGCGCATCGTGCGGAACATCGTGGCCACGCTGCCGGACCGGGGCGCGCTGCCGTGGTCCGTACAGCAGGTCGACGAGCCGAAGGTGGACCCCGCCGGTCTGTACGGGGCGGTGCCGGTCGACTCGCGCACGCCCTACGACGTACGGGAGGTGATCGCCCGGGTCGTCGACGGATCGCGCTTCGCCGAGTTCAAGGCCGAGTACGGCACGACGCTGATCACCGGTTTCGCGCACATCCACGGCCACCCGGTCGGCATCGTCGCGAACAACGGCATCCTGTTCTCCGAGTCCGCCCAGAAGGGCGCGCACTTCATCGAGCTGTGCGACCAGCGCGGCATCCCGCTGGTCTTCCTGCAGAACATCTCGGGCTTCATGGTCGGCCGCGACTACGAGGCGGGCGGCATCGCCAAGCACGGCGCCAAGATGGTCACCGCCGTCGCCTGCACGCGCGTACCGAAGCTGACCGTGGTGGTCGGCGGTTCCTACGGCGCGGGCAACTACTCGATGTGCGGCCGGGCCTACTCCCCCCGCTTCCTGTGGATGTGGCCCAACGCGAAGATCTCCGTCATGGGCGGCGAGCAGGCCGCGTCCGTCCTCGCCACGGTCAAGCGCGACCAGCTGGGCGACGACTGGAGCGCCGAGGACGAGGAGTCGTTCAAGGCCCCGATCCGCGAGCAGTACGAGACCCAGGGCAACGCGTACTACGCCACCGCCCGGCTCTGGGACGACGGCGTGATCGACCCGATGGAGACCCGGCAGGTGCTGGGGCTCGCCCTGACCGCGTGCGCCAACGCCCCGTTGGGCGACGCCGGCTTCGGCGTCTTCCGGATGTGA